The following proteins come from a genomic window of Larimichthys crocea isolate SSNF chromosome III, L_crocea_2.0, whole genome shotgun sequence:
- the LOC104929954 gene encoding uncharacterized protein LOC104929954: protein MNPPMINSTNSVSTTARKQEAERSVNWTVEETQVLLCAWSDERVQKSLAENLRNRHVFKHLSARMTEMGFSRSPQQCRLRVKTLKANYVRAKLQRSVDSSQPCTFKYFADMDAVLGRRSSGGEGGPYFASPDWMAEHHLGSTDRTGSIPSDLNSNTEISGHHFGSSGKTGRQRLCSLEERGGRQSWQLDSKVKLEVREDSTDEFENSNTGFPQHPRVRHHEVYLVSPIHREISGTLVENSLSTPSPHAVAPPPPPPAPSPPPLTQPAASPPPTPPEPRPNTLHTSGHHHQLPESTCLEPVLKHLSECFQRLVSETRGLLVQLEGQRQEQARWHQDILAQWLQREERWHRETTEREERREKARMEHEIRVLELLTSLAREHGCKCGGTQTVAKAPTGPNHTMN from the exons ATGAATCCTCCGATGATCAACTCGACCAACTCCGTGTCAACAACCGCAA GAAAACAAGAAGCTGAGCGCTCAGTTAACTGGACAGTGGAGGAGACTCAGGTGCTTCTGTGCGCCTGGAGCGATGAGCGCGTTCAGAAGAGTTTGGCAGAAAACCTTCGCAACCGCCATGTCTTCAAACACCTCTCAGCCCGAATGACTGAAATGGGTTTCTCTCGGAGTCCACAGCAGTGTCGGCTTCGGGTCAAAACTCTGAAGGCTAACTACGTGAGAGCCAAACTACAGAGGAGTGTCGACAGTTCGCAGCCTTGCACTTTTAAATACTTTGCCGACATGGATGCTGTGTTGGGTCGGAGGTCATCGGGAGGGGAAGGGGGACCCTATTTTGCTTCACCAGATTGGATGGCAGAGCATCACCTTGGCTCCACTGACAGGACAGGAAGTATCCCATCAGATTTAAATTCAAACACAGAGATTAGTGGGCACCATTTTGGTTCTTCTGGGAAGACAGGGCGACAACGTTTGTGCTCtttagaggagagaggaggtcgCCAGTCTTGGCAGCTGGACTCTAAAGTCAAGTTGGAGGTCAGAGAAGATTCAACAGATGAGTTTGAGAACAGCAACACAGGATTCCCACAGCATCCGAGAGTCAGACACCATGAAGTTTATCTTGTATCACCCATCCATCGAGAAATTAGTG GTACACTTGTGGAAAATAGCTTGAGCACTCCTTCTCCACATGCAGTAGCCCCAccgccacctccacctgctccatctcctcccCCTCTTACCCAACCTGCTGCCTCTCCACCCCCTACACCCCCAGAACCAAGGCCCAACACCCTCCACACTTCTGGCCACCACCATCAACTCCCTGAGTCCACCTGCCTGGAACCCGTCCTCAAGCACCTGTCGGAGTGCTTCCAACGGCTGGTGTCAGAGACCCGGGGGCTGCTGGTGCAGCTGGAGGGTCAGCGGCAGGAGCAGGCCCGCTGGCATCAGGACATCCTGGCCCAGTGGTTACAGAGGGAGGAGCGCTGGCACAGGGAAACAactgagagggaggagaggagggagaaagctCGTATGGAGCATGAGATCAGAGTCCTGGAGCTCCTCACCAGTCTAGCCAGAGAACATGGATGTAAATGTGGAGGCACTCAGACTGTAGCGAAGGCACCGACTGGTCCAAACCATACCATGAACTAA